The following DNA comes from Deltaproteobacteria bacterium HGW-Deltaproteobacteria-6.
TCAACCCCTATATCGGCGGTATGGTCAAAAAATATGTAGTTCAGCATACAGGTAGTATAACCTATTATGCCGGCATCAACAAGAAGCCTTGTCTTCACATATGGACGGAATGCACAAGCTGCCATAAAAAAAGGGCGCCTCGAAGCGCCCTTTTTTTAATGTTGAAACGACGGTCTAGTCTTCTTCCGGTGTGCCGTTTTCGTCTGTCGTCACATCCGTCTCATCATCGCCGTTAGCGCCGTCATCCGGGCCTTCGGCTTCCTGCGTTGTGCGGGCGACGCCGACGAGTTTTTCTTCCGGCTCCAGGTCGATGAGTTTGACGCCCTGGGTCACACGATGATTAATCGGGACCTCCTGCACCTTCAGCCGGATCACCTTGCCTGCATTGCTGATGAGCATGATGTTCTCTTCGCCCTGCACCTGCAACACGCCGGAAACATTGCCGATCTTGGCAACGGTTTTTAAATTGATGGTGCCCTTGCCGCCTCGTGACTGCACACGATATTCGTCAATCGGTGTGCATTTGCCGTAGCCGTTTTCCGAAATGGTC
Coding sequences within:
- a CDS encoding DNA gyrase subunit A; this translates as IFLASKLGMAIRFREDDVRDMGRTARGVRGINLDEGDDVIGVDIPAQNTYMLTISENGYGKCTPIDEYRVQSRGGKGTINLKTVAKIGNVSGVLQVQGEENIMLISNAGKVIRLKVQEVPINHRVTQGVKLIDLEPEEKLVGVARTTQEAEGPDDGANGDDETDVTTDENGTPEED